The genome window ATAATGCTATGGCTGGTGAGTTGCTCGAATTTAGTAACGGGGTCTACGGAATGGCTCAAAACCTCGAAAGTAATGATGTAGGTATTGTTATTTTAGGGGATTACACAGGCATTCGTGAAGGAGACACCGTTAAGCGGACGGGTCGAATCATGGAAGTACCCGTTGGCGATGCATTATTAGGACGGGTTGTTGACTCATTAGGTCGTCCAATTGACGGTCTTGGTGAGATTAAGACAGATAAAACTCGTCCAATTGAACGTAAAGCTCCAGGTGTTATGGAGCGTAAGAGTGTTAGTGTGCCACTTCAAACAGGTATTAAGGTTATTGATGCCTTAGTTCCAATTGGACGTGGTCAGCGTGAATTGATTATCGGTGACCGTAAGACAGGTAAAACTGCCATTGCGTTAGACACCATTATTAACCAAAAGAACCAAGACGTAATTTGTATTTACGTTGCTATTGGTCAAAAAGAATCAACTGTTCGGGCTAGTGTTGAAACTCTTCGTAAGTATGGAGCATTAGATTACACAATTGTTGTTTCAGCTAGTGCTTCAAATCCTGCTCCAATGTTATACATTGCGCCATATGCAGGGGCTGCGATGGGTGAAGAATTTATGTTCAACGGTAAAGATGTTCTTATTGTTTATGATGATTTATCAAAACAAGCGGATGCATACCGTGAACTTTCATTAATTCTTCGTCGTCCTCCTGGTCGTGAAGCTTACCCTGGTGATATTTTCTATACTCACTCACGGTTGCTAGAACGTGCTGCTCGTTTGTCTGATGACCTCGGTGGTGGTTCAATGACCGCCTTACCAATCATTCAGACGCAAGCTGGTGATGTTTCTGCATATATTCCTACTAACGTTATTTCTATTACTGATGGTCAGATCTTCTTAGATTCAGATGAATTCTATGCAGGTCAACGTCCAGCTATCGATGCTGGTACTTCAGTTTCTCGTGTTGGTGGTGACGCTCAGATCAAAGCAATGAAGAAGGTTGCTGGTACTTTGCGTTTGGATATTGCTTCATACAACGAATTAGCATCCTTTGCTCAATTCGGTTCCGACCTTGATGCAGCTACGCAAGCTAAGTTGGCTCGTGGTCAACGGACTATGGAAGTCTTAAAGCAGGGATTACATGATCCGCTACCAGTAGAAGAACAAGTTGTAACATTATTTGCTCTTTCACGTGGCTTTATCGATAAAGTCGAAATTGAAGATGTTCAACGTTACGAAAGTGAATTGGCTGCTTACATGCATGCTAACCACCAAGACCTCTACGACACCATCAAGAAGACTGGTAAGCTACCAGAAGGCGATGACTTGCAAAATGCTGTTGCTAAGTTCTCTGAAACATTTCAAGGGACAAAAAAGCAAGTCGCTGAAGAAAAATAGTTAATGATGATTAGTCGAAAGGACGGTGAGATTTAGTGCCAGCTTCACTCGCTGCAGTTAAACATAAGATTGATTCCACTAAGAGTACGCGTCAGATTACTTCGGCGATGCAAATGGTTTCAACCGCAAAACTGAATCAAATTCAACACCACACTCAGACCTACGAAGTATATGCTGAGAAGGTTAAGCAAATGTTGTCTGATCTGGTTAAATCTCACAGCGCAACATCTGCAGCTTCGCAAGATGATGTTTACGCTGCACTGTTTAAAAAGCGCGCAGTTAAAAAGACTGGGGTGCTTGTGATTACGTCTGACCGAGGTTTGGTTGGTAGTTACAATAGTAATATTATCAAGCAAACGTTAGATATGATGGCTAAGCACAATCTTGATAAAGACAACACAGTATTCTTGACGGTCGGTAAAACTGGAACAGAATTCTTTAAGAAGAGGGGAATGAATGTCGTTTACGAATATTCAGGCGTTAGCGATGTTCCTACCTATCGGGAAGTTCACAGTATTGTGAAGACTGCTGTTCAAATGTACAGTGATCAAGTATTTGATGAAATGTACATGGTTTACAGCCATTACGTTAACCGAATTACATCAAATGTTATTGTTCATGATGTACTTCCAATTACTGAAAAGTCATTACTCGATGACGAAAATGAAGCGCAAGAAAATACAGAATTAAATAATTCTGATGTAAGTACTGCGCATGTTTCAGCCGAGTATGAATTTGAACCGTCAGATACAGAAATCATTTCTGCATTGGTTGCCCAATATGCAGAAAGTTTGATTTATGGAGCGATTCTTGATGCCAAGACATCAGAACACTCTTCAAGTGCGAATGCAATGCGTTCAGCTACAGATAATGCTGATGACATTATCTCTACTCTCGAATTGCAATATAACCGAGCACGGCAAGCAGCAATCACCACTGAAATTACAGAAATTACTGGTGGTATGACTGCTCAAGAATAATTTTTTCTAACGTAGGAGGAAACAACATGAGTTCTGGTAAAGTTTTACAAGTTATCGGACCAGTTGTTGATGTTGAATTTCCCTTAGACGAAAAACTTCCTGAAATTAATGACGCTTTGAAGATTAAGGAAAGCGATGGTAAGACTTTAACAACTGAAGTTGCCTTGGAATTAGGTGATGGTGTTGTTCGAACAATTGCCATGGATGGTACTGATGGTCTTCAACGTGGTATGGAAGTTGAAAACACTGGTGCATCAATTAGTGTACCAGTTGGTGATGATACTCTGGGACGAGTATTTAACGTCTTAGGGGAACCTGTTGACAACGGACCGAAATTTGGTCCTGATGCAAAGCGGATGCCTATTCACCGTGATGCACCAAAGTATGATGACTTAAATAATGCTACCGAAATTTTGGAAACTGGGATCAAGGTTATTGATTTACTAGCTCCATATGTTCGTGGTGGTAAGATTGGTCTATTCGGTGGTGCCGGTGTTGGTAAAACCGTTTTGATTCAGGAATTGATTCATAACATTGCTCAAGGTCATAATGGTATTTCTGTCTTCACAGGTGTTGGTGAACGTACCCGTGAAGGTAATGATATGTACTATGAAATGAAGGCCTCTGGAGTTCTTGAAAAGACGGCCATGGTTTATGGTCAGATGAACGAACCACCTGGTGCCCGTATGCGGGTTGCCTTAACTGGTTTAACAATTGCGGAATACTTCCGTGATGTAAAGGGACAAGATGTTTTGCTCTTTATCGATAACATCTTCCGGTTTACACAAGCTGGTTCAGAAGTTTCTGCCCTCTTGGGTCGGATTCCTTCTGCCGTTGGTTACCAGCCAACATTAGCTACTGAAATGGGTCAGTTACAGGAACGGATTACTTCAACTAAGAAGGGATCAATTACGTCTATCCAAGCCGTTTATGTTCCAGCTGATGACTATACCGACCCTGCACCAGCTACAACATTTGCCCACTTGGATGCAACTACTAACTTGGAACGTCGATTAACCCAAATTGGTATTTATCCAGCCGTTGACCCACTAGCTTCAACTTCTACTGCTCTTACCCCAGAAATTGTTGGTAAAGAACACTATGAAGTTGCTACACAGGTTCAACACGTTCTTCAACGATACCATGAACTTCAAGATATCATCTCTATTTTAGGTATGGATGAATTATCTGACGAAGAAAAGACAATCGTTGCTCGTGCACGGCGGATTCAAAACTTCCTTTCCCAAAGCTTTAGTGTTGCTTCCCAATTTACAGGTTTACCTGGTAAATATGTTCCATTAAAGGAAACAATTAAAGGCTTTAAGGAAATTCTTGCTGGTAAGTATGATGATCTTCCAGAAGAAGCTTTCCGGTTAGTTGGACCAATTGAAGACGTTGTTGAAAAGGCAAAGAAAATGAAGGCTGAGACTGACGAAGATAGCTCAGAAGACTAGGAGGGATAATTATGGCTGAAAATACTTTTAAGGTCACTATTATTACTCCAGATGGCACCGTCTATGATAATGATAAGGTTACCATGCTCGTTATGAACACTGCTGGTGGACAAATGGGAATCATGGCTAACCACGTACCATTAATTGCTGCACTTGAAATCAGTACAGTTCGAATTAAACATTCTGAAGGCACTGATGAAGTTGCAGCGGTTAACGGTGGGATTATTCAATTTGATGGTCAAAATGCTACAATCGCAGCTGATAGTGCTGAAATGCCTGAAGCAATTGACGTTGAGCGGGCACAGAGAGCTAAAAAGCGTTCTGAGTCTGCAATCGCAGAAGCAAAGAAGAAGCATAACCAAAGCGACTTATCACGTGCAGAAGTTCACCTCAAGCGTGCAATTAACCGTTTGAATGCTGCTTCTAAGCAACGCAATATCTAAGGTATAATATTACAAAGAGGCTGGAGAAAATAATCCAACCTCTTTACTATTTTAAAGTGTAAATTGCCAAACCACAGTAGATGCTTAGCCATCCTTGCGGGGGTGGGACTAAAACTTACAAGCGAGTTTAGTCTCACCCCTTTTTCGTTTAAAAGATCATTAAGCTTTTTTACGAATTAATAATTTAATCATGTGATATGATATGATTGAATTTAGTTTAAAAGAGGGTGATCGATTGCAAATTACAGGATTACGAGCGCTAATAGAAATAATAGTGCAATTGGCATTTGTCTGGTTAGCGTTTTTTGCTATTCAAGGAATACATTTTGAGCATTTTTTTAACCGACCACCGCGCACATTACCTTTACTCATTGTTTTAATGGCTACTGGACTGGGATATTTATGTGCGACATTTTTCTTAAATATCCTAAGTGCAATTGGGAATTTAACATATTTAATTCGATAGTATTTACTGGAGGAACTTATGGAAAAAATTGTTGTTAGGGGCGGTCAGAGGTTAACCGGTCGAGTTAAAGTTGAAGGAGCAAAAAATGCAGTCTTACCAATTCAAGCAGCATCTATTTTAGCTTCTAGCGGAAACATTAAATTATCAAATGTTCCAATTTTATCGGATGTAACGACAATGAATCAGTTATTACGGTTCTTAAATATAAAAGTAGATTTTGATAAGGATAAGCACGTTTTGACAATTGATGCGGCTGATCCTGTATCATCTGAAGCACCATTAGAATATGTTAGCCGGATGCGGGCATCGATGGTAGTCTTAGGACCCTTGCTAGCTCGGACAGGGCATGCGCAAATTGCGCTTCCTGGTGGATGTGCGATTGGATCCCGGCCAATTGACTTACATCTTAAAGGATTACGTCAATTAGGAGCAATTATTGAGCAACACGATGGATACTTAGAGGCACGGGCTGAACACTTAATTGGTGATCACATTTATTTAGATTTCCCTAGTGTCGGTGCAACGCAAAATCTGATGATGGCAGCAACACTTGCGCAAGGAATTACAACAATTGAAAATGCTGCTAGTGAGCCTGAAATTGTTGATTTAGCAAACCTGTTGAATAAAATGGGTGCACGTGTCCATGGCGCTGGAACAGACATTATCCGGATTCAAGGGGTTAATTTCCTTCATGGTTGTGAACATACAGTAATGCCGGACAGGATTGAAGCGGGGACATTCATGATTGCGACAGCCATTACTAATGGTGACGTCGTGGTTGAAGGGGCAATTGCTGAGCATAACACCTCATTGATTGCTAAGTTGGAGGAAATGGGTGTGACAGTCATCGTTCAAGAAGATGGGATTCGTGTTCTGGGGACTTCGGTTTTAATTCCTACGAATATTAAGACTCTCCCATATCCAGGTTTCCCTACTGATCTTCAACCACAAATGTCCATTCTCCAGCTTTTGGCAAATGGGACCAGTACCCTAGATGAGACGATTTTTGAGAAGCGTTTTATGCATTTAGAAGAATTACGACGAATGAACGCTGATTTTCAAATTAATGGTCCAGTTGCGGTTTTAAATGGTCCTACGCATTTTAGTGGCGCTGAAGTAGCTGCCTCTGATTTACGAGCGGGGGCTGCTTTAGTATTGGCCGGGTTAGTTGCTGATGGAATTACCCAGGTTCGTAACCTAAAATATATTGATCGGGGATATTACCATCTTCACCAAAAGTTACAACAATTAGGGGCTAAGATTGATCGAATTGATGTCGAGGATAAAATTAAATTGGCGGTAAAGCCTTCTAAGAATAAAACAAATCAAGATTAAAGATTCGTAAGCGACGTCTATCTGTATCTCTATTTTGTGGTATAATTACGAACGATATTAACGAGTTTAGCGTTAAGACTTAACTAGCTAAAAGGAGAAGAAATTAATGGCAAAGGATATTGGAATTGATTTGGGAACTGCCAATGTTTTGATTTATGTTCAAGGCAAGGGTATTGTTCTAAATGAACCGTCAGTTGTGGCGGTTGATACAAAAACCAATAAAGTATTGGCTGTTGGTTCAGAAGCATACCGAATGGTTGGACGTACTCCTAGTAACATTCGGGCTATTCGTCCATTAAAGGATGGAGTTATTTCTGATTTTGATGTTACTCAAGAAATGCTTTCCTACTTTATTGGTAAACTAAGCGTTAAAGGGTTCATGTCAAAGCCAAACATCATGATCTGTGCACCAACGAATATTACTGAGATTGAACGGAAGGCAATTATTCAAGCCGCTGAACAATCTGGTGGTGGCAAAGTTTACCTTGAATACGAGCCAAAAGTAGCAGCAATTGGTGCTGGATTAGATATTTTTAAACCTCGTGGAAACATGGTCATTGATATGGGTGGTGGTACCAGTGATATCGCTATTCTTTCATTAGGCGATATTGTCTCAAGCCAGTCAATTCGGATGGCCGGTGATAAGATGAATAGTGATATTGCTTCTTATATTAAGAATAAGCACGGCCTAGTAATTGGTGAACATACTGCTGAAAAGATCAAAATGGAACTCGGGACTGCATTACGGGTTGATGATCCTGAAACGATGGATGTTCGTGGTCGAGATGTAGCTACTGGAATGCCAAAGCAAATCACTGTTAATGAAAATGAAATTGAAGAAGCATTGCATGATACGCTTGAACAAATTGTTTCAGCAGCTGTAAATGTATTAGAAACAATTCCACCAGAGTTAGCTAGTGATATTATTGACCGGGGAATAATGTTAACCGGTGGTACTTCTTTATTAAAGGGTGTCGATCAATTATTCAGTGCTCGTCTAAAAGTACCAGTTGTTGTTTCGCAAGACCCATTAGACAATGTTGCTAAGGGTGCTGGTGAAATGTTAGAACGGATGCAAAAGACTGAACGAAAGAAGTAGTTGAAATGGTAAGGATTTTATGTGACCTTATACGCTGGTATCAACAAGGCATTTCTGCCCAACGACCATTTCGCGTATGTCGCTTTACCCCCTCATGCTCGCAGTATATGTTAGAAGCTTTACAACGTTTTGGCTTAAAGGGGATATTGCTCGGAAGTTGGCGGCTCCTTCGTTGTCAGCCGTTTTCTCGTGGTGGCTATGATCCGGTACCTAATCATTTTACTTTTCGTCGTCAGGGGTAATAATAGTTATTAAGGGTGAAAAAGTGTCAAAGAAAGATAAAAAAGTAGAAGTCAGCGTTAAAGATATTGAACGTCATAATCAACCGGTTCAACAAATTTTTATTGGAGACCGATTGATTGGTGAAGTTGTAACCGATAATGAACGTTTCAAAGCAATGCTGATAAGTAACCAGAGCGAATTTTATGTTCGTTCTCAAGAAGAGGGATTAGAAATAGTCCTTCAACAATATCATCTTCACCAGCATTAGTTTGGTGAACCATCCTCTTTGATTAATAATTTGTAAAGGAGTTTGGTAATGCAACGTTCGCAAAATGATGTAGAAAGTCGGATTGACTGGGGAATTATATTCTGTGTTCTTTTGCTAGCCTTGATTGGTCTTGCCTCAATATATGTAGCGGCAGTTCATGATCGACAGCAAACTAGTGTAGCACGACAGGTTATTACCCAGTTGGTTTGGTATGCGGTTGGAACAATCCTTATTATTGTCATTATGCAATTTGATGCTGAACAATTATGGAAATTAGCACCAATTGTATACTGGCTAAGTGTATTTTTAATGTTCGCAATCCTAGTCTTTTATAGTCGAGCCTATTATGCTAGTACAGGGGCTAAGAGTTGGTTTGCAATTGGGCCATTTACGTTTCAGCCTTCGGAAATAATGAAGCCTGCCTATATTTTAATGATGGGGCGTGTTATTACGACTCATAATAATCGATATAGTGTGCATACTGTTGATTCAGATTGGCGATTAATTGGGACGATGTTCTTATGGCTATTACCAATTTTGGTTTCGCTGAAGTTTCAAAATGACTTTGGGACTGGGTTAGTATTCTTCGCTATTTTCTGTGGAATGGTCTTAGTTTCTGGAGTTACTTGGCGAATTTTGGCGCCAGCAGCTACGATATTAGTTGTTGTTGGGGGCTCAGCCTTAGCGATGGTAACTAGTTCGGTTGGGCGACAAATACTTGAACATGTTGGATTTCAAGCATACCAGTTTGATCGGGTTGACACCTGGCTTCATCCAGAACAGGATACAACTAACCAAGGGTATCAGTTATGGCAGAGTATTAAGGCGGTTGGTTCTGGTGGTATTACTGGAACTGGTTTTAATAACTCAAAGGTTTATGTTCCGGTTCGTGAATCAGATATGATTTTTTCCGTTATCGGTGAGAATTTTGGGTTCATTGGTGGGGTTTTATTAATCCTTATCTATTTGTTACTGATCTACTTAATGATTCGAGTAACATTCGATACCAAGAACGAATTCTATGCTTATATCTCAACCGGAGTTATCATGATGATTTTATTCCACGTTTTTGAAAATATTGGAATGAACATCGGTCTATTACCATTAACAGGTATTCCGCTTCCATTTATTAGTGCTGGGGGATCCTCATTAATTGGTAACCTGATTGGGATTGGAATGGTGATGTCGATGCGTT of Limosilactobacillus reuteri subsp. reuteri contains these proteins:
- a CDS encoding DUF2969 domain-containing protein; translation: MSKKDKKVEVSVKDIERHNQPVQQIFIGDRLIGEVVTDNERFKAMLISNQSEFYVRSQEEGLEIVLQQYHLHQH
- a CDS encoding FtsW/RodA/SpoVE family cell cycle protein, which encodes MQRSQNDVESRIDWGIIFCVLLLALIGLASIYVAAVHDRQQTSVARQVITQLVWYAVGTILIIVIMQFDAEQLWKLAPIVYWLSVFLMFAILVFYSRAYYASTGAKSWFAIGPFTFQPSEIMKPAYILMMGRVITTHNNRYSVHTVDSDWRLIGTMFLWLLPILVSLKFQNDFGTGLVFFAIFCGMVLVSGVTWRILAPAATILVVVGGSALAMVTSSVGRQILEHVGFQAYQFDRVDTWLHPEQDTTNQGYQLWQSIKAVGSGGITGTGFNNSKVYVPVRESDMIFSVIGENFGFIGGVLLILIYLLLIYLMIRVTFDTKNEFYAYISTGVIMMILFHVFENIGMNIGLLPLTGIPLPFISAGGSSLIGNLIGIGMVMSMRYHHHSYMFSSNREFR
- the yidD gene encoding membrane protein insertion efficiency factor YidD — its product is MVRILCDLIRWYQQGISAQRPFRVCRFTPSCSQYMLEALQRFGLKGILLGSWRLLRCQPFSRGGYDPVPNHFTFRRQG
- the murA gene encoding UDP-N-acetylglucosamine 1-carboxyvinyltransferase, whose product is MEKIVVRGGQRLTGRVKVEGAKNAVLPIQAASILASSGNIKLSNVPILSDVTTMNQLLRFLNIKVDFDKDKHVLTIDAADPVSSEAPLEYVSRMRASMVVLGPLLARTGHAQIALPGGCAIGSRPIDLHLKGLRQLGAIIEQHDGYLEARAEHLIGDHIYLDFPSVGATQNLMMAATLAQGITTIENAASEPEIVDLANLLNKMGARVHGAGTDIIRIQGVNFLHGCEHTVMPDRIEAGTFMIATAITNGDVVVEGAIAEHNTSLIAKLEEMGVTVIVQEDGIRVLGTSVLIPTNIKTLPYPGFPTDLQPQMSILQLLANGTSTLDETIFEKRFMHLEELRRMNADFQINGPVAVLNGPTHFSGAEVAASDLRAGAALVLAGLVADGITQVRNLKYIDRGYYHLHQKLQQLGAKIDRIDVEDKIKLAVKPSKNKTNQD
- a CDS encoding F0F1 ATP synthase subunit epsilon, with amino-acid sequence MAENTFKVTIITPDGTVYDNDKVTMLVMNTAGGQMGIMANHVPLIAALEISTVRIKHSEGTDEVAAVNGGIIQFDGQNATIAADSAEMPEAIDVERAQRAKKRSESAIAEAKKKHNQSDLSRAEVHLKRAINRLNAASKQRNI
- the atpA gene encoding F0F1 ATP synthase subunit alpha, which gives rise to MSIKTEEISSLIKKQLANYQDKVSVEETGTVTYVGDGVARADGLDNAMAGELLEFSNGVYGMAQNLESNDVGIVILGDYTGIREGDTVKRTGRIMEVPVGDALLGRVVDSLGRPIDGLGEIKTDKTRPIERKAPGVMERKSVSVPLQTGIKVIDALVPIGRGQRELIIGDRKTGKTAIALDTIINQKNQDVICIYVAIGQKESTVRASVETLRKYGALDYTIVVSASASNPAPMLYIAPYAGAAMGEEFMFNGKDVLIVYDDLSKQADAYRELSLILRRPPGREAYPGDIFYTHSRLLERAARLSDDLGGGSMTALPIIQTQAGDVSAYIPTNVISITDGQIFLDSDEFYAGQRPAIDAGTSVSRVGGDAQIKAMKKVAGTLRLDIASYNELASFAQFGSDLDAATQAKLARGQRTMEVLKQGLHDPLPVEEQVVTLFALSRGFIDKVEIEDVQRYESELAAYMHANHQDLYDTIKKTGKLPEGDDLQNAVAKFSETFQGTKKQVAEEK
- a CDS encoding rod shape-determining protein, with the protein product MAKDIGIDLGTANVLIYVQGKGIVLNEPSVVAVDTKTNKVLAVGSEAYRMVGRTPSNIRAIRPLKDGVISDFDVTQEMLSYFIGKLSVKGFMSKPNIMICAPTNITEIERKAIIQAAEQSGGGKVYLEYEPKVAAIGAGLDIFKPRGNMVIDMGGGTSDIAILSLGDIVSSQSIRMAGDKMNSDIASYIKNKHGLVIGEHTAEKIKMELGTALRVDDPETMDVRGRDVATGMPKQITVNENEIEEALHDTLEQIVSAAVNVLETIPPELASDIIDRGIMLTGGTSLLKGVDQLFSARLKVPVVVSQDPLDNVAKGAGEMLERMQKTERKK
- the atpD gene encoding F0F1 ATP synthase subunit beta, whose amino-acid sequence is MSSGKVLQVIGPVVDVEFPLDEKLPEINDALKIKESDGKTLTTEVALELGDGVVRTIAMDGTDGLQRGMEVENTGASISVPVGDDTLGRVFNVLGEPVDNGPKFGPDAKRMPIHRDAPKYDDLNNATEILETGIKVIDLLAPYVRGGKIGLFGGAGVGKTVLIQELIHNIAQGHNGISVFTGVGERTREGNDMYYEMKASGVLEKTAMVYGQMNEPPGARMRVALTGLTIAEYFRDVKGQDVLLFIDNIFRFTQAGSEVSALLGRIPSAVGYQPTLATEMGQLQERITSTKKGSITSIQAVYVPADDYTDPAPATTFAHLDATTNLERRLTQIGIYPAVDPLASTSTALTPEIVGKEHYEVATQVQHVLQRYHELQDIISILGMDELSDEEKTIVARARRIQNFLSQSFSVASQFTGLPGKYVPLKETIKGFKEILAGKYDDLPEEAFRLVGPIEDVVEKAKKMKAETDEDSSED
- a CDS encoding DUF1146 family protein, encoding MIEFSLKEGDRLQITGLRALIEIIVQLAFVWLAFFAIQGIHFEHFFNRPPRTLPLLIVLMATGLGYLCATFFLNILSAIGNLTYLIR
- a CDS encoding F0F1 ATP synthase subunit gamma, whose amino-acid sequence is MPASLAAVKHKIDSTKSTRQITSAMQMVSTAKLNQIQHHTQTYEVYAEKVKQMLSDLVKSHSATSAASQDDVYAALFKKRAVKKTGVLVITSDRGLVGSYNSNIIKQTLDMMAKHNLDKDNTVFLTVGKTGTEFFKKRGMNVVYEYSGVSDVPTYREVHSIVKTAVQMYSDQVFDEMYMVYSHYVNRITSNVIVHDVLPITEKSLLDDENEAQENTELNNSDVSTAHVSAEYEFEPSDTEIISALVAQYAESLIYGAILDAKTSEHSSSANAMRSATDNADDIISTLELQYNRARQAAITTEITEITGGMTAQE